A portion of the Myxococcales bacterium genome contains these proteins:
- a CDS encoding SDR family oxidoreductase — MSTVLVTGSTAGIGRETALTLARKGHRVFATGRRQDALDKLAAEASGTKLETVLLDVTSSASIDAAREEVDRRTDGYGVDVLINNAGYALIGPADSLSDDDLRKQFDTNVFGLMAVTRAFVPAMRARRSGRVINISSFAGRVTFPMMGAYHASKYALEALSDALRNELALFNVFVVLVEPGFVHTEFTERALADVNRFEGGPYGGVIRTADEVRHRFESTGVAASVIVRAIERAMHARSPAARYLAPLRMHLLLLTFRILPTRITDVLLRFIFGIRARALSAAC; from the coding sequence ATGAGCACCGTTCTCGTCACCGGATCGACGGCGGGCATTGGCCGCGAAACGGCGCTCACCTTGGCTCGGAAGGGCCATCGCGTCTTTGCCACGGGCCGGAGGCAGGACGCGCTCGACAAGCTGGCCGCCGAAGCCTCCGGCACCAAGCTCGAGACTGTGCTCCTCGACGTGACAAGCAGCGCGTCGATCGACGCGGCGCGAGAAGAGGTCGACCGACGCACCGATGGCTACGGCGTCGACGTGCTCATCAACAACGCCGGCTACGCGCTCATAGGTCCCGCCGACTCGCTGAGCGACGACGACCTGAGAAAGCAGTTCGACACGAACGTCTTCGGTCTCATGGCGGTGACGCGCGCGTTCGTGCCCGCCATGCGCGCCCGGCGGAGCGGCCGCGTCATCAACATCTCGAGCTTCGCGGGGCGCGTCACGTTCCCGATGATGGGCGCCTACCACGCGTCAAAGTACGCCCTCGAGGCGCTCTCCGACGCGCTCCGCAACGAGCTCGCCCTCTTCAACGTCTTCGTCGTCCTCGTCGAGCCGGGGTTCGTTCACACGGAGTTCACGGAGCGCGCCCTCGCGGACGTCAATCGCTTCGAGGGCGGGCCCTACGGCGGCGTCATTCGCACCGCCGACGAAGTGCGTCACCGCTTCGAGAGCACCGGCGTCGCGGCTTCGGTCATTGTGCGGGCCATCGAGCGTGCCATGCACGCGCGAAGCCCTGCGGCTCGGTACCTCGCGCCGCTCCGCATGCACCTGCTCCTCTTGACGTTCCGCATCTTGCCGACACGCATCACCGACGTGCTCCTCCGCTTCATCTTCGGAATCCGGGCCCGGGCGCTGTCCGCGGCGTGCTGA
- a CDS encoding RNA polymerase sigma factor: MLALASTLPLGPKGAGLADESRPSPSGQPEDFAPLIRAVAAAVLRERPTHADVDDAVSETMRRAIEGRSRLREGEPLRPWLLGIARHVALDVLRRRGRERPLAVPTASDSSGDVSVLDTVPDSAPSPHERVEEADRVHKVRLAMRDLPEGMKEALTLFYVEGLAYQAIAAKMGVPLGTVATWIARGRKTLSERLDEAKPKRGGS; this comes from the coding sequence GTGCTCGCGCTGGCTTCGACATTGCCGCTCGGGCCGAAGGGCGCGGGCCTCGCCGACGAGTCGCGACCTTCGCCGTCTGGCCAGCCGGAAGACTTCGCGCCGCTGATTCGTGCCGTCGCCGCGGCGGTCCTGCGCGAACGACCGACCCACGCCGACGTCGACGACGCGGTCTCCGAGACGATGCGCCGCGCCATCGAGGGCCGCTCGAGGCTTCGCGAGGGCGAGCCGCTCCGCCCTTGGCTCTTGGGCATCGCGCGTCACGTGGCCCTCGACGTTCTCCGTCGCCGGGGTCGCGAGCGCCCGCTCGCCGTGCCGACGGCGAGCGATTCGTCCGGTGACGTGTCGGTGCTCGACACGGTCCCGGACTCGGCGCCCTCTCCCCACGAGCGCGTGGAGGAGGCCGATCGCGTCCACAAGGTCCGCCTCGCCATGCGCGATCTGCCTGAAGGCATGAAGGAGGCGCTCACGCTGTTCTACGTTGAGGGACTCGCGTACCAGGCCATCGCTGCAAAGATGGGCGTTCCCCTCGGCACCGTCGCCACGTGGATCGCCCGCGGCCGAAAGACGCTCTCGGAGAGACTTGATGAAGCAAAGCCCAAGCGAGGTGGGTCATGA
- a CDS encoding serine hydrolase, whose amino-acid sequence MTTNEWATAKMARGTARFLLTALLVQAAIACGDGEAPSTGAAAPAGLAQSGPVLAVPAAPGAPATPAPAAGLGAPPAPPPPPSSPPIMPTPPATAVPLVVNDAFFQSRMQAAGAPGAAMAIVKNGILLWSKGYGYADIQAARPATPDTLFMLASISKTFVATALLQLAERSPAGLAVLDQDISVGLPFTVRNPYYPSVPITYRMLLTHTSSLIDGPYFQDFQWTQGDSPVPLQSFIMAYMQDARNWSSSMPGTEYSYSNGGSTLAGYIVERASGMNLQQYSQAFIFQPLGMVESSWFLSGLNPAHIAMPYSIGAGAYQPAGF is encoded by the coding sequence ATGACGACGAACGAATGGGCGACGGCCAAGATGGCGCGAGGCACGGCACGGTTTCTTCTCACGGCGCTCCTTGTGCAGGCTGCCATCGCGTGCGGCGACGGCGAAGCGCCTTCCACCGGCGCAGCCGCTCCGGCGGGCTTGGCGCAGAGCGGGCCGGTTCTAGCCGTTCCCGCGGCTCCTGGTGCCCCTGCAACGCCGGCGCCGGCAGCGGGACTCGGTGCGCCGCCGGCGCCGCCTCCGCCACCAAGCTCGCCGCCGATCATGCCGACGCCGCCCGCCACGGCGGTTCCGCTGGTCGTGAACGATGCGTTCTTCCAGTCGCGCATGCAGGCGGCCGGCGCACCCGGCGCGGCGATGGCCATCGTGAAGAACGGGATTCTCCTGTGGAGCAAGGGCTACGGCTACGCCGATATCCAGGCGGCAAGGCCAGCGACGCCTGACACGCTTTTCATGCTCGCGTCGATCTCGAAGACCTTTGTGGCCACGGCGCTCCTGCAACTCGCGGAGCGCAGCCCCGCCGGCCTCGCCGTGCTCGACCAGGACATCAGCGTCGGCCTGCCGTTTACCGTGCGCAACCCGTATTACCCTTCGGTGCCCATCACGTACCGGATGCTCCTGACGCACACGTCGAGCCTCATCGACGGGCCGTACTTTCAGGACTTTCAGTGGACACAGGGAGACTCGCCGGTGCCGCTCCAGTCGTTCATCATGGCGTACATGCAAGATGCACGCAACTGGTCGTCGTCGATGCCGGGGACCGAATACTCGTACTCCAACGGCGGCTCGACGCTGGCGGGGTACATCGTCGAGCGTGCGAGTGGGATGAACCTCCAGCAATACAGCCAGGCGTTTATCTTCCAGCCGCTGGGC